CTGCGCGCGCTTGCAGGCCTGGGCGCTTCGCGCCTGGGAATCCGGCGCGTTGCGCCGGACCGTAATACCGCTTCGCGGGAATTACGGAAGCAGTGGAATTCGCGCTCCGCGCGAATTCCCCGCCTCCGCTCCGCTCCGGCGGAAAAGCGGCTGGCTAGGGGGAGCATGGGGTGAGGGGAGGCGGGTGCATCACACGGCAGGCTGTGTAGACACAGGAATACCAGGCCAGTGGCCCCCCATTGGGGCAGAACCGGAGGGGGTCGGCCCCCGGAACGCCGGGGACCAGGAGCAGCGTCCCGAGCGGGACCGGGGCGGGCGGGTGCCGGTCGATACTTCGTCAGCTTCCCTGTCGGGCCACCCGGATGGCCTGCGTCGATCCCGTCATACCCCGGGCAGTGTGCCCTGCGCAGCGGCCGGTGTGGTAGGGTTGCGTGCATCATTGTTCCCCCTCGGTGCGCCATGCCCGGTCTGATGCATCTGTGTAGTTACGGGAACGTGGAACGGCCCCCTGATCACACGGCGGGAAACCTCCGCCCTTCTCATGTCTTTTTGAATTCCCGTCAGGAGGAACGGAATGACGGCACCGATGAAGCGCCGGGACCATCAGATTGAGGCCACTGAGGCAGCGGCGCGCGCTTTGGATATCCCGCCGGGAAAGCGTATCCCGGCCGGTGGATTGCGGGCGACGGTGGTGATGCCGTGCGGTTCGGGAAAGACGCTGGTTGCCGCTGATACGGCGCGGCGGGTGGCGCGGAATGGGCGGGTGCTGGTTTTGGTGCCCACTTTGGATCTGCTGACGCAGACGGTGTTGGCGTGGCAGGCGGCGGGGCACAAGGGGCCGGCGGTCGCGGTGTGTTCGCTCACCGACGATCCGGCGCTGTGGGCGGCGAAGGTGCGGGTGACGACGAGCGCGCCGCAACTGGCGTTGTGGCACGGCTCGGGGCCGGTGACGGTCTACGCCACCTACTCCTCGCTGCCGGTGCTGACGTCGGCGTTCGAGGGCTCCTACGGCCTTCCGATGGCGCCGTTCGACCTGGTGGTGGTGGATGAGGCGCACAGAACTTCCGGGTCGCAGGGGAAGGCGTGGGCGGATGTGCACAACAACGGGCTGCTGCCGTCGCTGCGGAGGTTGTACCTGACGGCGACGCCGCGGGTCTGGCAGGAGCGGCCGTCGTGGGAGGTGCGGGAGGGCGTCCGGGATCCGCTGCCGGAGGAGCTGGCCGCGAGCATGGACGATCCGGCGATCTTCGGGCCGGTGGTCTACCGGATGTCGCTGGCGATGGGTGTGGCCCGCGGTTTACTTGCGCGGTATCAGATCATCGTGGTCGAGCTGGCCGACCCGCAGCTGCCTCCCGGCCGCCTGTACGGCCCTGAGCGGCGTGAGGAGGAGATCCGCGGCCTGCGCCTGGGCGCGCTCCAGGCGGCGATGCTGAAGACCGCCCGCGAGCACGATCTGAAGACGATGATCACGTTCCATCACCGCACGGTGGAGGCGCAGGCGTTCGCGGCCGGTCTGCCGGCGGTCGCCGAACGGCTCCATCAGGCCGACCCCGAGCGGTACCCCGCGAGAGTCTGGACGGGGTGGCTGAAGGGCGACCACGACTCCGCACACCGCCGCGAAGTCCTGGGAGAATTCGGCACCCGGGCGGGGCTTGCCATTCTCTGTAATTGCAAGGTCCTCGGGGAAGGCGTCGATATTAGAGCGGTGGACTCGGTTGCTTTTCTGGACCCGAAGGGATCGCCCGTGGATATCGTGCAGGCGATCGGGCGGGCGTTGCGGCAGAAGCCGGGCGAGGGAAAGCTGGCGTCCCTGATCGTGCCCGTCTTTCTCGCACCGGGTGAGCAGCCGCAGGACATGTTCACTTCGGCCTCGTACAAGCCGCTCACCAAGGTACTCCAGGGGCTGCGTGCGCATGACGAACAGGCCCTGGAATTGCTCGCCATTCCGCAGACGAACGCCCTGGAGCTGTCGCCGGGCACGGACATCGGCCCGCCGCCCGAGGACGGCGAGGACGAATCCCGGATGCTGCTGCGGTTCTCCTCGCGGCGGGACCCGGCGCTCGTGGCGGAGTGGATCGCGTACAACGTCATCGACACCGAACGCCAGGACTGGGAACGCGGCCTGGCCGCGCTACGCACCTACGCCAAGCGCGAGGGCCACGCCCGGGTCCCCTTCTCACACGTCGAAAGCGCGTATCCGCTGGGGCAGTGGACGGCCGACCAGCGCAAGACCTTCAATGCCGGGGCGATGCCCTCCCGGCGCGCCGACCGGCTGGAGAAGCTCGGCATGGTGTGGGACGAACGCGAGCTGGCGTGGGAGGAGACGCTGGCCGTGCTGCGGGCCTACTACCAGGAGTACGGCACGCTGGCGGCGCCGAGGTCGGCCACGGTCCTGGACCGCCCGGTGGGCATGATGCTGGCCAACCTCCGCCGGGACGGCGGGCTCGGCAAGGACCCGGCCCGGGCGGCGCGGCGTGCCGAGCAGCTCGCCGGCATCGACCCGTACTGGAACCCGGCCTGGCCGATCGAGTGGCAGCGCACCTTCGCCGGCGTCCAGGCCTGCATCGACGGCGGCGCCGAGCCGGAGGACATCCTCCCGGGGGTGACCTTCGCAGGCGTTGATGTCGGGACGTGGCTCAAGCGGCAGAGGCAGGCCTGGAAGCGCCTGTCCGACGGGCAGCGCGAACTCCTCGAGGGCTTGGGCGTCACCCCGCTCCAGACGCCCTCAGCGGCCCCCGCAGAGGCTGCCACGGGGAACGCGGGCGCCGCGCCCGTACCGGCCGCCAGAAAGCACCCGGCGGGCCGCAACGGGACGTTCGAGCGCGGCCTCGCAGCCGCACGCCAATACCTCACCCGCGAAGGCCACCTCACCGTCCCCCGCGGACACGTCGAACACCTCGTCATCGAGGACGGCACCGACGGCGGCGAGCGCCAGGAGCAGCCCGAGACTGTGGCCGTGCGGCTCGGGGTATGGCGCAGCAACATGCGCGCCCGCCGCGACAAGCTCACCCCCCAACAGCAGGCCGCCCTCGACGACATCGGGCTCTGACCCGGTGCCGGGCGCCTCGGGCCCGGTCGCGGATCAAACCGGGCGGGGCGCCCGGCCGCAGAGCCGCCACCCCCGTTGAGGTGGGGTCTCGCGTT
Above is a window of Streptomyces sp. NBC_01803 DNA encoding:
- a CDS encoding DEAD/DEAH box helicase, giving the protein MKRRDHQIEATEAAARALDIPPGKRIPAGGLRATVVMPCGSGKTLVAADTARRVARNGRVLVLVPTLDLLTQTVLAWQAAGHKGPAVAVCSLTDDPALWAAKVRVTTSAPQLALWHGSGPVTVYATYSSLPVLTSAFEGSYGLPMAPFDLVVVDEAHRTSGSQGKAWADVHNNGLLPSLRRLYLTATPRVWQERPSWEVREGVRDPLPEELAASMDDPAIFGPVVYRMSLAMGVARGLLARYQIIVVELADPQLPPGRLYGPERREEEIRGLRLGALQAAMLKTAREHDLKTMITFHHRTVEAQAFAAGLPAVAERLHQADPERYPARVWTGWLKGDHDSAHRREVLGEFGTRAGLAILCNCKVLGEGVDIRAVDSVAFLDPKGSPVDIVQAIGRALRQKPGEGKLASLIVPVFLAPGEQPQDMFTSASYKPLTKVLQGLRAHDEQALELLAIPQTNALELSPGTDIGPPPEDGEDESRMLLRFSSRRDPALVAEWIAYNVIDTERQDWERGLAALRTYAKREGHARVPFSHVESAYPLGQWTADQRKTFNAGAMPSRRADRLEKLGMVWDERELAWEETLAVLRAYYQEYGTLAAPRSATVLDRPVGMMLANLRRDGGLGKDPARAARRAEQLAGIDPYWNPAWPIEWQRTFAGVQACIDGGAEPEDILPGVTFAGVDVGTWLKRQRQAWKRLSDGQRELLEGLGVTPLQTPSAAPAEAATGNAGAAPVPAARKHPAGRNGTFERGLAAARQYLTREGHLTVPRGHVEHLVIEDGTDGGERQEQPETVAVRLGVWRSNMRARRDKLTPQQQAALDDIGL